A genomic segment from Geitlerinema sp. PCC 7407 encodes:
- a CDS encoding class I SAM-dependent methyltransferase has protein sequence MEWTIGWWQVSVQRVYPNSSELTKTYNQAAGWWHQHLQLLGYGRAYRQLWRSLRKADYLQDGFEPKNICDCGIGTAAFSLALAQTIAPNTQIIGVDLSPEMLKTAQAKLAKAHIQHQVCRGDVRTLPFENSVFDAVISAHMLEHLPDPREGLKEMFRVLRPGAPLILVVTRSGILGSLIQWHWGNRCFSPNELVALMDEAGFSNLKVIPFPLGLTRFTSSAYLGFRP, from the coding sequence ATGGAATGGACCATTGGTTGGTGGCAAGTCTCAGTCCAGCGGGTTTATCCCAACAGTTCGGAACTTACCAAAACCTACAATCAGGCTGCCGGATGGTGGCATCAGCATCTTCAACTTCTGGGCTATGGTCGGGCGTATCGGCAGCTCTGGCGATCGCTACGCAAAGCAGACTATCTCCAGGATGGATTTGAACCCAAGAATATCTGCGATTGCGGCATTGGTACCGCCGCCTTCAGCTTGGCTTTGGCTCAGACCATCGCCCCAAACACACAGATAATTGGCGTTGATCTTTCGCCTGAGATGCTTAAAACAGCGCAGGCAAAACTGGCTAAAGCCCACATTCAGCATCAGGTATGTCGCGGCGATGTAAGAACTCTACCCTTTGAAAATAGTGTCTTTGATGCCGTGATCAGCGCTCACATGCTAGAGCACCTCCCTGACCCCAGAGAAGGGCTCAAAGAAATGTTCAGAGTTCTGCGGCCCGGCGCTCCCCTCATTCTGGTGGTGACCCGCTCAGGAATCCTCGGTTCACTGATTCAGTGGCACTGGGGCAACCGCTGCTTTAGTCCCAACGAATTGGTTGCCCTGATGGATGAGGCAGGGTTTAGCAACTTAAAGGTTATCCCTTTTCCCCTTGGGCTAACCCGGTTTACCAGTTCTGCTTACCTTGGTTTTCGACCGTGA
- a CDS encoding EI24 domain-containing protein yields MDNPITSFFAGATYPLRAAHFLTKNPSLLGYVAMPIGVNVIVGVALYLSLLLPGLRTIDQWAIAFSGRLAQWVAALPVWLAFLGGLGAGLGWILQGLLILLLLVAIGFLLVQFGTLLGAPWYGKLSEKLETLRTGQLESIEVGIVRDIGRALLFELKKLCLALGLGVGLTPLGAVPGLSAIVATSGGVAIASLLVCLDFLDPALERRRLRFRQKLGLILRSCPASTSFGLVCLTLVSIPLLNLVMVPLCITAGTLFFCDRLQPRLLSSDRTSPENLPKPEN; encoded by the coding sequence ATGGACAACCCCATCACCAGCTTCTTCGCCGGAGCCACCTACCCCCTGCGCGCCGCCCACTTCCTGACCAAAAATCCCTCCCTCCTCGGCTACGTCGCCATGCCCATCGGCGTGAACGTCATCGTCGGCGTCGCCCTCTACCTCAGCCTTCTGCTCCCCGGCCTGCGCACCATCGACCAGTGGGCGATCGCCTTCTCCGGACGACTGGCCCAGTGGGTCGCCGCCCTGCCCGTCTGGCTGGCCTTCCTCGGCGGCCTCGGCGCTGGCCTGGGCTGGATTTTGCAGGGACTGCTGATCTTGCTGCTCCTCGTGGCCATCGGGTTTCTGCTCGTGCAGTTCGGCACCCTCCTCGGCGCACCCTGGTACGGCAAACTCTCCGAAAAACTCGAAACCCTGCGCACCGGCCAGCTCGAAAGCATCGAAGTTGGCATCGTCCGAGACATTGGCCGCGCCCTCCTATTTGAGCTAAAAAAACTCTGCCTCGCCCTGGGTCTCGGCGTTGGCCTCACCCCCCTAGGCGCCGTCCCTGGCCTCAGCGCCATCGTGGCCACCAGCGGCGGCGTGGCGATCGCCTCCCTCCTCGTCTGCCTAGACTTCCTCGACCCCGCCCTCGAGCGGCGACGCCTGCGCTTCCGCCAAAAGCTCGGCCTGATCCTCCGCAGCTGCCCCGCCAGCACCAGCTTCGGCCTCGTCTGCCTCACCCTCGTCAGCATTCCCCTCCTCAACCTCGTTATGGTGCCCCTCTGCATCACCGCAGGAACCCTCTTTTTCTGCGATCGCCTCCAGCCGCGCCTTCTCAGCAGCGATCGCACTTCCCCAGAAAACCTCCCCAAACCAGAAAACTAG
- a CDS encoding IucA/IucC family siderophore biosynthesis protein, with amino-acid sequence MTAFPSLPVLTQALTPQRWQSVGRSLLTKMIAEFLYEEILQPSLTEQKGDRHHYHLPLPEGIAYRFQAQPRLFDSYRVFPDTIERWDGQTWSLATNPFQFVLDIHTQVGMTPETAAHLIKELSNTLLADAHIQTHKADRQTDLLQTDYAHLEGEMEGHPWITFNKGRIGFGYDDYLAHAPENQAPVQLFWIAVHRDRAQFSAIASLSYEALIQEELGEQAAHFSQLLEQRDLDPHQYFFCPVHDWQWTNILVPIFTEEIALQTIVPLDRGADTYLPQQSIRTFVNTSHPQKRHVKLPLSILNTLVYRGLPGERTAIAPKVTEWVKSICDGDPFLRDECRLILPGEIATINYDHPYYSQLPGAPYQYKEMLGCLWRESVLSYIDADERAITLASLVHVDHAGKPFVSQLIEQSGLSTEAWLQRLFNTILPPLLHYLYRYGVVFSPHGENTILVLKDHIPHRLAMKDFVDDVNISQHPLPELESLSDDLRAVLLTEPPEGLCQFIWAGLLICHHRYLADLLEVHHGYSETQFWQQVRRAILDYQARFPEMGDRFRLFNMLAPRFTKLCLNRNRLITYGYADDGDRPHAAAFGTVRNALDAVAESVSA; translated from the coding sequence ATGACTGCTTTTCCCTCCCTTCCAGTTCTCACCCAAGCTCTCACACCCCAGCGCTGGCAGAGCGTTGGGCGATCGCTCCTCACCAAGATGATCGCTGAATTTCTCTACGAAGAGATCTTGCAGCCGAGTCTTACTGAGCAAAAAGGCGATCGCCATCACTATCACCTGCCTCTCCCCGAGGGCATTGCCTATCGCTTCCAGGCCCAGCCCCGACTCTTCGACAGCTATCGCGTTTTCCCAGACACCATCGAGCGCTGGGACGGCCAAACTTGGAGCCTGGCCACCAATCCCTTTCAGTTTGTCTTGGATATTCATACGCAGGTGGGGATGACGCCAGAAACGGCGGCCCACCTGATCAAGGAACTGAGCAATACCCTTTTGGCCGATGCCCATATCCAAACCCACAAAGCCGATCGCCAAACCGATCTCCTACAGACCGACTATGCCCATCTCGAAGGAGAGATGGAAGGGCACCCCTGGATCACCTTTAATAAGGGTCGAATCGGCTTCGGCTATGATGACTACTTGGCCCACGCCCCGGAAAATCAGGCCCCTGTGCAGCTTTTTTGGATCGCCGTCCACCGCGATCGCGCTCAGTTTTCGGCGATCGCCTCTCTCTCCTACGAAGCGCTAATCCAAGAAGAACTGGGAGAGCAGGCGGCCCATTTTTCTCAGCTTCTGGAGCAGCGCGACCTCGATCCTCACCAGTATTTCTTCTGCCCGGTCCATGATTGGCAGTGGACCAATATTCTGGTGCCGATCTTCACCGAGGAGATCGCCCTCCAGACCATTGTCCCCCTCGATCGCGGCGCAGACACCTATCTCCCCCAGCAGTCTATCCGGACCTTCGTCAACACCAGCCACCCCCAAAAGCGCCACGTCAAGCTTCCCCTGAGCATTCTCAATACCTTGGTGTATCGGGGGTTGCCGGGAGAGCGGACGGCGATCGCCCCTAAGGTCACCGAGTGGGTCAAAAGTATCTGCGATGGCGATCCCTTTTTGCGCGATGAATGCCGCCTGATCTTGCCAGGAGAGATTGCCACCATCAACTACGATCACCCCTACTACAGCCAGCTTCCGGGCGCGCCCTACCAGTACAAAGAGATGCTGGGATGCCTCTGGCGCGAAAGCGTTCTCTCCTATATCGACGCTGATGAGCGCGCTATCACCCTCGCCTCCCTGGTTCACGTTGATCACGCGGGCAAACCCTTTGTTTCTCAGCTGATCGAGCAGTCCGGCCTCTCGACCGAAGCGTGGCTCCAGCGCCTGTTTAACACGATCTTGCCGCCCCTGCTGCACTATCTCTATCGCTATGGCGTCGTCTTCTCACCCCACGGCGAAAACACCATTTTGGTTCTCAAAGATCACATTCCCCATCGTCTGGCCATGAAAGACTTTGTGGATGATGTGAATATCAGTCAGCATCCCCTCCCAGAGCTGGAGTCTCTCTCAGATGATTTGCGGGCCGTGCTGCTCACCGAGCCTCCCGAGGGACTCTGCCAGTTTATCTGGGCTGGCTTGCTGATCTGTCACCATCGCTATCTGGCCGACCTCCTGGAAGTCCATCACGGCTACTCGGAAACGCAGTTTTGGCAGCAGGTGCGGCGCGCGATTCTCGACTACCAGGCCCGCTTCCCAGAGATGGGCGATCGCTTCCGGCTCTTCAACATGCTGGCCCCCCGCTTCACCAAGCTCTGCCTCAACCGCAATCGCCTGATCACCTACGGCTACGCAGATGACGGCGATCGCCCCCACGCAGCGGCCTTCGGCACGGTACGAAACGCCCTAGACGCTGTCGCAGAGAGTGTTTCTGCCTAG
- a CDS encoding GNAT family N-acetyltransferase produces MKIETRRFLLRDFIPADDAAFLAYHVEPRFAEFCSPAEITPSFNRNLLQQFNQWANEYPRHNYQLAIVSRRDSALIGCGGLRQSGCDSGEAELGIELAPQFWGRYAYALEVGQALINFGFGTLNLSKIRGISVSENQRVSRLAERYGFVAINTFPGPDWMTARGWHQVEWQLTRETWQQFQT; encoded by the coding sequence ATGAAAATTGAAACTCGAAGATTTCTGTTGCGCGACTTTATCCCAGCGGATGACGCGGCATTCTTGGCTTACCATGTCGAACCTCGCTTTGCCGAATTCTGTTCGCCTGCGGAAATAACCCCCAGCTTTAACCGCAACCTGCTCCAGCAATTTAATCAGTGGGCCAATGAATACCCTCGGCATAACTACCAATTGGCCATTGTCAGTCGCCGCGATTCAGCGCTTATTGGCTGTGGTGGATTGCGGCAGAGTGGCTGTGACTCTGGAGAGGCAGAACTCGGAATTGAGTTGGCACCCCAGTTTTGGGGCCGTTATGCCTATGCTCTTGAAGTGGGGCAAGCCTTGATTAACTTCGGGTTTGGCACATTGAACCTGAGCAAAATTCGCGGCATATCGGTCAGCGAAAATCAACGCGTGTCCCGCTTAGCCGAGCGGTATGGATTTGTGGCCATCAACACTTTCCCTGGCCCGGATTGGATGACGGCGCGGGGGTGGCACCAGGTTGAGTGGCAGCTCACCCGAGAAACGTGGCAGCAGTTCCAGACATAG
- a CDS encoding GNAT family N-acetyltransferase, with product MSRVTTRSAIAFETFDRTLQKTIAFRPVVLGEDLQRLHQWMNHPHVIPFWKLNFSLGKFQDHLEKALSDSHQTLYIGLLDGVPMSYWESYWAADDIVARHYPALASDQGIHLLIGPPEYLGKGYALPLLRAMTRFQLQHPATEKIIAEPDIRNAKMIHVFERCGFVFQKPIALPDKTGALMMCDRTKFEERWGHA from the coding sequence ATGTCTCGTGTCACTACTCGCAGCGCGATCGCCTTCGAAACCTTCGATCGCACCCTGCAAAAAACCATTGCCTTTCGGCCCGTCGTCCTGGGCGAAGATCTCCAGCGTCTCCATCAGTGGATGAATCACCCCCACGTGATCCCCTTTTGGAAGCTGAATTTCTCCCTCGGCAAGTTCCAAGATCACCTCGAAAAGGCCCTATCAGATAGCCATCAAACGCTCTATATTGGCCTGCTGGATGGCGTCCCCATGAGCTACTGGGAGTCCTACTGGGCAGCGGATGATATCGTCGCTCGGCACTACCCCGCCTTGGCGAGCGATCAGGGAATCCATCTGCTGATCGGGCCGCCGGAGTATCTCGGTAAGGGCTACGCGCTGCCCCTCCTGCGGGCCATGACGCGCTTCCAGCTCCAGCACCCCGCCACCGAAAAAATCATCGCCGAGCCCGACATCCGCAATGCCAAGATGATCCACGTTTTCGAGCGGTGCGGCTTTGTCTTCCAGAAACCGATTGCTCTGCCCGACAAAACCGGGGCGCTGATGATGTGCGATCGCACAAAATTTGAGGAGAGATGGGGCCATGCATAA
- a CDS encoding response regulator transcription factor, producing MMEPLSDRELEVLTYLATGMTNQAIADELYVSLAAIKWHARNIYGKLEVTNRTQEVAKARELGLPP from the coding sequence ATGATGGAGCCACTGAGCGATCGCGAACTGGAGGTATTAACCTATCTGGCGACGGGCATGACCAACCAGGCGATCGCCGATGAGCTATACGTCAGCCTCGCCGCCATCAAATGGCACGCCCGCAACATCTACGGCAAGTTAGAAGTGACCAATCGCACCCAGGAAGTCGCAAAAGCCAGGGAATTGGGGCTGCCACCTTAA
- a CDS encoding MFS transporter translates to MQSSHRLTSTALFLCVFLAVFTEVLLSPFYPQFFRKVFGVEDLQYTGYYIFVCRLTVVICAPLWGWLSRRVAVRYLLCAGQAGTAIMTALMATATSAEQFLIYTIALLLFKSSYLMVYPLIIQIAGTERRSAIAGLYQAVFHGAIIAATVAGAWMVNLDAPLFLFYWIALADLLQLGLCLWVLRSPSAPQEIPSSESTAQPSSGGDRWGFMVILGVVILTFQLANNLVRPFFTEYILAPEPFGIDLLSSSVVFLIPSLMAIAAMPFIRRVAHPPRLPLLYTVGMGCLALSLLGQGWGQSLGILIFSRVVYGFFLAVTQAVLELHLFSQSSQQKLHFNYSLITAFGNVGHLGAPLLASQLVSTYTLASPLIAAGLLSLANVLFARFVLFSPQLTPSESSKPKLNSEVS, encoded by the coding sequence ATGCAAAGCTCCCATCGGCTGACCTCCACGGCTCTATTTCTGTGCGTCTTTTTGGCGGTCTTCACCGAAGTTCTCCTGTCTCCTTTCTATCCCCAGTTCTTTCGCAAGGTCTTTGGGGTCGAGGACCTTCAGTACACCGGCTACTATATCTTTGTGTGTCGGTTGACCGTGGTGATCTGCGCGCCGCTGTGGGGGTGGCTCTCTCGCCGAGTCGCGGTGAGATACCTGCTGTGTGCAGGTCAGGCCGGGACGGCCATCATGACGGCCCTGATGGCGACCGCCACCAGCGCGGAGCAGTTTTTGATTTACACCATTGCCCTGCTGCTCTTCAAAAGTAGCTATCTCATGGTGTATCCCCTGATCATCCAGATAGCAGGCACCGAGAGGCGATCGGCGATCGCCGGTCTCTATCAGGCGGTGTTTCACGGGGCGATTATTGCCGCTACGGTGGCGGGTGCCTGGATGGTCAACCTAGACGCGCCGCTGTTTCTCTTCTACTGGATCGCCCTGGCGGATCTGTTGCAGCTGGGTCTGTGTCTCTGGGTGCTGCGATCGCCCTCGGCCCCCCAGGAGATCCCCAGCTCCGAGAGCACCGCTCAGCCCTCCTCTGGGGGCGATCGCTGGGGGTTCATGGTGATTTTGGGCGTCGTGATTCTCACCTTTCAGCTCGCCAACAATCTGGTGCGCCCCTTTTTCACCGAATATATCCTGGCCCCTGAACCCTTCGGCATTGACCTGCTCTCTAGCAGCGTTGTTTTCCTCATTCCGAGTCTCATGGCGATCGCCGCCATGCCCTTTATCCGGCGGGTAGCCCATCCGCCCCGGCTGCCGCTGCTATACACCGTCGGTATGGGCTGCTTGGCCCTGAGCCTGCTGGGTCAGGGCTGGGGACAGAGCCTGGGGATTTTGATTTTCTCTCGGGTGGTCTACGGTTTCTTTTTGGCGGTCACCCAGGCGGTGCTGGAGCTGCATTTATTTAGCCAGAGCAGCCAGCAGAAACTGCATTTCAACTACAGCCTGATCACGGCCTTTGGCAATGTGGGGCACCTGGGCGCGCCGCTGCTGGCCTCTCAGCTCGTCAGCACCTATACCCTGGCCTCCCCCCTGATTGCGGCGGGTCTCCTGAGTCTGGCCAATGTGCTGTTTGCGCGGTTCGTGCTGTTTTCGCCTCAGCTCACCCCTTCAGAAAGCTCCAAACCCAAGCTCAACTCTGAAGTGAGTTAG
- a CDS encoding PRC-barrel domain-containing protein has protein sequence MYRGSNILGKVVVTYDTGERVERIHDLIFDQERNQILGFLVREGSLFQSARVIPFENVAAIGNSAVVIPSREVIISAREHDRIHSILKGDNILRGTRILTVKGQDLGTIVDLYFDPQTGNVEGYEVSGGVFADAYSGRSFVPAPQTLHIGEHVAFVPVEIADLMDEQLGGLRAAVQTTNKNLSESSEAASRKLQEVAQATQAKLQETAEMANRTLQESSRMAIASLTNAVVDPNEQKAFMLGRVANENVVSTDGVFVVSEGQIVRSEDILRAEENGVLDLVYRATGGRVTEELNRRLQETTDVTSRKLQEITRVASDRLQSSSGAASEKLQDITRSTAAALTNAVVDPAEQKALVIGKQVSRDVYAPDGSLVAAEGQQVTTWMVSEAERYGVLDDLFRAAGGSLTTELTRAANNILASRLLEQAKGRRVRHTVQTPDGLIVAAPGQIVTSTVVERARQFDQEESLLVAVGLTPSEAARAGAKDNFASTREQVQEGFSQLSDTASSLVDNLQRQFSVWQVQASQRYEDYQIKRALGRPVSRVILDRNDNVILNVGDLITHRAIARARDAGVLDVLLDSIYTKRPDLAIADVHLPEESGEAARGRVPVIHQISS, from the coding sequence ATGTATAGAGGTAGCAATATTCTTGGAAAAGTCGTCGTCACCTACGACACCGGCGAGCGGGTCGAGCGCATTCACGATCTCATTTTTGACCAAGAAAGAAACCAAATTTTAGGCTTTTTGGTGCGAGAAGGGAGCCTATTCCAGAGCGCTCGCGTGATTCCCTTTGAAAACGTTGCGGCTATTGGCAACAGCGCGGTGGTAATTCCTTCGCGGGAAGTCATTATTTCGGCCCGTGAGCACGACCGAATTCACAGCATTCTCAAGGGCGATAATATTTTGCGCGGTACCCGAATTCTCACCGTGAAAGGGCAAGATTTGGGCACCATTGTCGATCTCTATTTTGATCCTCAAACCGGTAACGTTGAGGGATACGAAGTTTCGGGGGGTGTCTTTGCCGATGCCTACTCGGGACGATCCTTTGTGCCAGCGCCTCAAACCCTGCACATTGGGGAACATGTTGCCTTTGTGCCGGTCGAGATTGCTGATCTGATGGACGAGCAGCTCGGCGGCCTGCGGGCAGCGGTCCAGACGACCAACAAGAACCTCTCCGAGAGCTCCGAGGCAGCCAGCCGCAAGCTCCAGGAGGTCGCGCAGGCAACTCAAGCCAAGCTCCAGGAGACCGCCGAGATGGCAAACCGGACCCTCCAGGAGTCTTCGCGCATGGCGATCGCCTCCCTTACCAACGCGGTGGTCGACCCCAACGAGCAGAAAGCCTTCATGCTCGGACGCGTCGCCAATGAAAACGTGGTGTCGACCGATGGCGTTTTCGTGGTGTCCGAAGGACAGATCGTAAGGAGCGAGGATATCCTCCGCGCCGAGGAGAATGGCGTTTTGGACTTGGTGTATCGAGCAACCGGCGGGCGCGTCACCGAGGAGCTCAACCGACGCCTCCAGGAGACTACCGACGTCACCAGCCGCAAGCTGCAAGAGATTACTCGCGTCGCCAGCGATCGCTTGCAAAGCAGCAGCGGCGCAGCTTCCGAGAAGCTCCAAGACATCACCCGCAGCACCGCCGCCGCCCTCACCAATGCGGTGGTGGACCCCGCTGAACAGAAGGCGTTGGTCATCGGCAAACAGGTCTCACGGGACGTCTACGCTCCCGATGGCAGCCTGGTGGCCGCAGAGGGCCAGCAGGTCACTACCTGGATGGTCAGCGAAGCTGAGCGCTACGGGGTCTTGGATGATCTATTTCGGGCAGCCGGGGGCAGTCTCACGACGGAGCTAACCCGCGCCGCCAACAATATCCTGGCCAGCCGCTTGCTGGAGCAGGCAAAGGGTCGCCGAGTGCGCCACACGGTGCAGACCCCCGACGGTCTGATCGTGGCGGCTCCCGGCCAGATCGTGACTAGCACGGTCGTTGAGCGCGCCCGCCAGTTTGACCAAGAGGAGTCGCTGCTGGTGGCGGTGGGCCTGACGCCATCCGAGGCCGCTCGGGCCGGCGCCAAAGATAACTTCGCCTCGACCCGCGAGCAGGTACAGGAAGGCTTTAGCCAGCTCAGTGATACCGCCAGCAGCTTAGTGGATAATCTCCAGCGCCAGTTTTCGGTGTGGCAGGTGCAGGCCAGCCAGCGCTATGAGGACTATCAAATCAAGCGGGCCCTGGGTCGCCCGGTGAGCCGCGTGATCCTCGATCGCAACGACAACGTGATTTTGAATGTGGGAGATCTGATCACCCACCGAGCGATCGCCCGCGCTCGCGACGCAGGCGTTCTGGATGTCCTGCTGGACTCGATCTACACCAAGCGGCCGGATCTGGCGATCGCCGATGTGCACCTGCCCGAGGAGAGCGGCGAAGCTGCCCGGGGCCGCGTCCCGGTAATCCACCAAATCAGCTCTTAG
- a CDS encoding lysine N(6)-hydroxylase/L-ornithine N(5)-oxygenase family protein — protein sequence MHNREIYDLLGVGLGPFNLGLAALLAPVAELRAVFLEQKPTFQWHPGLLIEGSTIQVPFLADLVTMADPCSPYSFLNYLRAQSRLYHFYFLESFHIPRREYNHYCQWVAEQLPSCQFGQRVEAIHLCEDGAETYFEVRSRNGETGAEERYYARHLVLGVGSVPQVPPCFRDRLGSETIFHSAEFLQKRDRAQQGQSIVVIGSGQSAAEVFYELLQAQPAHGYRLAWHTRSAGFFPMEYSKLGLEHFSPDYIHYFHHLPAAKRDEILAQQGLLYKGISFAMIGQIYDLLYERTVAGECPPVELRSLLEVKEIEDIEPLGETASPRYRLSYRHGQQESRWSHDADCVILATGYRHGIPACVEGVRSLIAWDDQGRYSVDANYRLALTRDVDHQIFVQNGELHTHGIGAPDLGLGAHRSAVIINTLLGEERYPVRSRNVFQSFGVA from the coding sequence ATGCATAATCGAGAAATCTATGATCTGCTGGGGGTGGGCTTAGGCCCCTTTAACCTGGGCTTGGCGGCGCTGCTAGCACCCGTTGCAGAACTTCGGGCAGTCTTCCTGGAGCAAAAGCCCACCTTCCAGTGGCATCCGGGACTTTTGATCGAAGGATCGACCATTCAGGTGCCCTTCCTGGCCGACTTGGTCACCATGGCCGACCCTTGCAGCCCCTACAGCTTTTTGAACTATCTGCGGGCTCAGTCCCGGCTCTATCATTTCTACTTTTTAGAGTCTTTTCACATTCCCCGCCGCGAGTATAACCACTATTGCCAGTGGGTGGCGGAGCAGTTGCCGAGCTGCCAGTTTGGCCAGCGGGTGGAGGCCATTCACCTGTGCGAAGACGGTGCAGAAACCTACTTTGAGGTGCGATCGCGCAACGGAGAGACCGGGGCCGAGGAGCGCTATTATGCGCGCCATCTGGTCCTGGGAGTGGGCAGCGTTCCTCAGGTGCCGCCCTGCTTCCGCGATCGCCTGGGCTCAGAAACGATCTTCCACTCAGCGGAGTTTCTCCAGAAGCGCGATCGCGCTCAGCAGGGCCAGTCCATTGTGGTGATTGGCTCCGGCCAGAGCGCCGCCGAGGTCTTTTATGAGCTGCTCCAAGCTCAGCCAGCACACGGCTACCGTCTGGCGTGGCACACGCGCTCAGCGGGCTTTTTTCCCATGGAGTATTCCAAGCTGGGCCTTGAGCACTTCTCCCCCGACTATATCCACTATTTCCACCATCTCCCCGCCGCCAAGCGCGATGAGATCCTGGCGCAGCAGGGCCTCTTGTATAAGGGGATTAGCTTTGCCATGATCGGGCAGATTTATGATCTGCTCTATGAGCGGACCGTGGCCGGGGAGTGTCCCCCCGTGGAGCTGCGATCGCTTTTAGAGGTCAAAGAGATCGAAGACATAGAGCCCCTGGGAGAAACAGCCAGTCCTCGCTATCGCCTCAGCTATCGCCACGGCCAGCAGGAGAGCCGGTGGAGCCATGACGCAGACTGCGTGATTTTGGCCACGGGCTACCGCCATGGGATTCCGGCCTGCGTGGAGGGCGTGCGATCGCTGATTGCCTGGGACGACCAAGGCCGCTACAGCGTCGACGCCAACTATCGTCTGGCGCTCACCCGCGACGTTGATCACCAAATTTTTGTGCAAAATGGCGAGCTGCACACCCACGGCATTGGCGCGCCGGACCTGGGTCTGGGAGCGCACCGCAGCGCCGTGATTATTAATACGCTCCTGGGCGAAGAGCGCTATCCTGTGCGATCGCGCAATGTCTTTCAGTCCTTCGGAGTCGCCTGA
- a CDS encoding type 1 glutamine amidotransferase family protein: MEKQIVYLFVFDTLADWETGYAIAAINNPADQKHPGRYSVQTLGLTSDPVTTIGGVTILPDVSLDEVDAGAMLILPGGEAWDDGKNTQILETAKAFVQADIPIAAICGATAGLARAGLLDDRPHTSNAAEYLQATGYRGAAHYQNQPAVTADNVITANSTAPVEFAYHILKALDLYDAPVLDAWFGLFKTGDPAYYFMLQQLTAPPER, encoded by the coding sequence ATGGAGAAACAGATTGTTTATCTTTTCGTATTCGACACCCTGGCCGATTGGGAGACCGGCTATGCGATCGCAGCCATCAACAACCCCGCCGACCAAAAACATCCCGGACGCTACAGCGTACAAACTTTGGGGTTGACCAGTGACCCCGTTACGACCATCGGCGGTGTGACCATTCTGCCCGATGTCTCCCTCGATGAAGTAGATGCCGGTGCCATGCTGATTCTGCCCGGTGGAGAAGCCTGGGATGACGGCAAAAATACCCAGATCTTAGAAACAGCTAAAGCTTTTGTGCAAGCAGACATCCCCATTGCGGCAATCTGTGGAGCGACCGCCGGGCTAGCCCGAGCTGGGCTTTTAGATGATAGGCCCCATACCAGCAATGCTGCCGAATACCTGCAAGCCACCGGCTATCGAGGGGCAGCCCATTACCAAAACCAGCCTGCCGTCACCGCCGACAACGTGATTACAGCAAATTCAACGGCGCCAGTCGAATTTGCCTACCACATCTTGAAAGCGCTAGATCTATACGATGCGCCCGTTTTAGACGCATGGTTTGGCCTCTTCAAGACCGGTGATCCGGCTTACTATTTCATGCTACAGCAGCTCACCGCCCCACCTGAACGTTAG
- a CDS encoding CsbD family protein — MSIEDRVKATAKNVEGKIQEVVGDVTGNPQDKAEGQAKQAEAETRHTVENIKDQAKRMID, encoded by the coding sequence ATGTCTATTGAAGATAGAGTTAAAGCTACTGCCAAAAACGTCGAAGGCAAGATCCAAGAAGTCGTCGGCGATGTCACCGGCAACCCCCAAGACAAAGCCGAAGGACAAGCCAAGCAGGCCGAGGCCGAAACGCGCCACACGGTCGAAAATATCAAGGATCAAGCCAAGAGAATGATCGACTAG
- a CDS encoding DUF3703 domain-containing protein, translating into MKAMIRQHFESELARAKAATAEQDFEAAWTALQRAHLLGQRDAIAHTVAHWHMLTLAWQQRDFKEIRGQIMPTLLAFPLTLLLGPVRQLRGGKANSNSSENSSIPEDIQQLLEQ; encoded by the coding sequence ATGAAAGCGATGATCCGGCAACACTTTGAATCAGAACTTGCTAGGGCAAAAGCGGCCACGGCAGAGCAAGACTTTGAGGCGGCTTGGACGGCTCTACAGCGGGCTCATCTGCTGGGGCAGAGAGATGCGATCGCCCACACCGTCGCCCACTGGCACATGCTCACCCTGGCCTGGCAACAACGGGATTTCAAGGAAATAAGAGGACAGATTATGCCGACCTTGCTGGCCTTTCCCCTCACACTTCTGCTTGGGCCAGTCAGACAGTTAAGAGGCGGCAAGGCTAACTCTAATTCCTCTGAAAATAGTTCAATTCCTGAAGACATCCAGCAGCTTCTAGAGCAGTAA